The Castor canadensis chromosome 8, mCasCan1.hap1v2, whole genome shotgun sequence genome contains a region encoding:
- the LOC109682127 gene encoding vascular endothelial growth factor A isoform X2, with protein sequence MRIKPHQGQHIGEMSFLQHSKCECRPKKDRARPENPCGPCSERRKHLFVQDPQTCKCSCKNTDSRCKARQLELNERTCRCDKPRR encoded by the exons ATGCGGATCAAACCTCACCAAGGCCAGCACATAGGAGAGATGAGCTTCCTACAGCACAGCAAATGTGAATGCAG ACCAAAGAAAGATAGAGCAAGGCCGGAAAA TCCCTGTGGGCCTTGCTCAGAGCGGAGAAAGCATTTGTTTGTACAAGATCCGCAGACGTGTAAATGTTCCTGCAAAAACACAGACTCGCGTTGCAAGGCGAGGCAGCTTGAGTTAAACGAACGTACTTGCAG ATGTGACAAGCCAAGGCGGTGA
- the LOC109682127 gene encoding vascular endothelial growth factor A isoform X1 yields MRIKPHQGQHIGEMSFLQHSKCECRPKKDRARPEKTSVRGKGKGQKRKRKKSRYKSRSVPCGPCSERRKHLFVQDPQTCKCSCKNTDSRCKARQLELNERTCRCDKPRR; encoded by the exons ATGCGGATCAAACCTCACCAAGGCCAGCACATAGGAGAGATGAGCTTCCTACAGCACAGCAAATGTGAATGCAG ACCAAAGAAAGATAGAGCAAGGCCGGAAAA aacATCAGTTcgaggaaagggaaaagggcaAAAGCGAAAGCGCAAGAAATCCCGGTATAAATCCCGGAGCGT TCCCTGTGGGCCTTGCTCAGAGCGGAGAAAGCATTTGTTTGTACAAGATCCGCAGACGTGTAAATGTTCCTGCAAAAACACAGACTCGCGTTGCAAGGCGAGGCAGCTTGAGTTAAACGAACGTACTTGCAG ATGTGACAAGCCAAGGCGGTGA
- the LOC141410473 gene encoding vascular endothelial growth factor A, long form-like: MNLGEPRLREDACVNHPADEGVSGQSSRGCTENLQAVNPAGGSGALSRDAAARRIVPRTHRSGGLCSRIRYSFVRGLSPFFFFLNIFLKNCIVFRLIYFCFLFPTSIVPTDGLGIAVDSPRSLRILETSREIRGSESSREKSRKRERSGQRARQRARRERHRGKVTDLLLGVTARTRREPSPSGSSIGPVALTDRQTDTAPSPSAHLLPGRRPTVDAAASRGQEPEPAPGGGVEGVGARGIAPKLFVQLLGCFRSGEAVVRAGEANPSEAGRSASSGREKPQPEEGQEEEQKEEERGPQWALGSRKPGSWTGEAAVCADSAPAARAPQALARASASGGRGARQGAEESGLPRSPIRRGSASRAGPGRASETMNFLLSWVHWTLALLLYLHHAKWSQAAPMAEGEQKTREVVRFMDVYQRSYCRPIETLVDIFQEYPDEIEYIFKPSCVPLMRCGGCCNDEALECIPTQEANITMQVGTCGAGGRDTGRAVILWNRWPGSLTGKRLVGGTGLAWPNSSP; the protein is encoded by the exons ATGAACTTGGGCGAGCCGCGTCTGCGTGAGGACGCGTGTGTCAAT caCCCCGCGGACGAAGGTGTCTCTGGGCAAAGTTCCAGGGGGTGCACTGAAAATCTTCAGGCTGTGAACCCTG CCGGCGGCAGCGGAGCTCTGTCGCGAGACGCAGCAGCGAGGCGGATTGTCCCGCGGACTCACCGATCTGGGGGTCTCTGCTCTAGGATTCGATATTCATTTGTCAGGGGTTtatcccccttcttttttttcttaaacatttttttaaagaactgtattGTTTTCcgcttaatttatttttgcttcctaTTCCCTACTTCAATCGTGCCGACCGACGGTTTGGGGATTGCTGTTGACTCTCCCAGATCACTTCGGATTTTGGAAACGAGCAGAGAGATAAGAGGTAGCGAGAGCTCCAGAGAGAAGtcgaggaagagagagagatcgGGTCAGAGAGCGCGCCAGCGAGCGAGACGCGAGAGGCACAGGGGCAAAGTGACTGACCTGCTTTTGGGGGTGACCGCCAGAACGCGGCGTGAGCCCTCCCCCTCGGGATCCAGCATCGGACCAGTGGCGCTgacggacagacagacagacaccgcCCCCAGCCCCAGCGCCCACCTCCTCCCCGGCAGGCGGCCGACGGTGGACGCGGCGGCGAGCCGCGGGCAGGAGCCGGAGCCCGCTCCCGGAGGCGGGGTGGAGGGGGTCGGGGCTCGCGGTATTGCACCGAAACTTTTCGTCCAACTTCTGGGCTGTTTTCGCTCCGGAGAAGCCGTGGTCCGCGCCGGGGAAGCCAATCCGAGTGAAGCCGGGAGAAGTGCTAGCTCGGGCCGGGAGAAGCCGCAGCcggaggaggggcaggaggaagaacagaaggaagaggagagggggcCGCAGTGGGCGCTCGGCTCTCGGAAGCCGGGCTCATGGACGGGTGAGGCGGCCGTGTGCGCAGACAGTGCTCCAGCCGCGCGCGCGCCCCAGGCCCTGGCCCGGGCCTCGGcttcaggaggaagaggagcccGCCAAGGCGCGGAGGAGAGCGGGCTGCCCCGCAGCCCGATCCGGAGAGGGAGCGCGAGCCGCGCCGGCCCCGGCCGGGCCTCCGAAAccatgaactttttgctttctTGGGTGCATTGGACCCTTGCCTTGTTGCTCTACCTCCACCATGCCAAG TGGTCCCAGGCTGCGCCTATGGCAGAAGGAGAGCAGAAAACCCGTGAAG TGGTGAGGTTCATGGATGTCTACCAGCGTAGCTACTGCCGTCCGATTGAAACCCTGGTGGACATCTTCCAGGAGTACCCTGATGAGATCGAGTACATCTTCAAGCCGTCCTGTGTGCCCCTGATGCGGTGTGGGGGCTGCTGCAATGATGAGGCCTTGGAGTGTATACCCACCCAGGAGGCTAACATCACCATGCAGGTGGGCACCTGTGGGGCCGGGGGCAGGGACACAGGGAGGGCTGTTATACTTTGGAACAGGTGGCCTGGGTCCCTTACTGGGAAGCGCTTGGTAGGTGGAACTGGACTTGCCTGGCCTAACTCCTCTCCTTGA